The Bacteroidales bacterium DNA window AAAATATCCGAAGCCGATTTAAGAGATGTTTCGGCATTAAGAACAGCCCTAAAAGGAACAGCGTATCTGTACCTTAACCTTTCGACCCAAGCTACTCATTTAAACATACCGTTTGCTACTGAACGCGAAGGCGTTGCCAATATTATCGCTGCAACTGATAAAGATTGCATAAAACAAATTATCAGCATATCCGGCTTAGGCGCTTTAGATAATAATCAGGATGCAGGAAAGTTTACCTTTATTCCCAACATTATCCGTAAGCAAGGACATAAATTAATCAAGGAATCCGG harbors:
- a CDS encoding NAD(P)H-binding protein, whose amino-acid sequence is MTATKQISIIGATGNLGVPIVKNLVCLGYKVHAIVKNREKAKALFGKMPDVKISEADLRDVSALRTALKGTAYLYLNLSTQATHLNIPFATEREGVANIIAATDKDCIKQIISISGLGALDNNQDAGKFTFIPNIIRKQGHKLIKESG